AATGGGAAGAGAGAAAACTCGGTCAAGTAGAGCGACATCAACACATACCTCTCCAGATTGGGGAACCTCCGATACGGTACACGGTCTAGGGACACCCACAATAAAACCCATTTCACCCACTTCCGTTGGCACAAACCAAACAACCCGATCTTCATGGTGACACCCCCTACGGAAAGAATGAAGGCACATGCACTCCCAACATAACCATTGTTCAGACAACCTAAGGGCTTCACAAACAGATGTAAAAAGATTAGGGTCTTCAGCAATGGCACGCCTCAAATTATCTTTCCTATCATCCGAACCAAAATGGTGACGTTTAATATGAGTCATAAGCCTTGGGATCCCCTTCGACCCAACAACCCCATCGGGGCAACAATGGAACCCCTTGAAGGGGCAAGGCCAAAAACCATTCGACATGGCCCAAAAGAAAAAGCGAAATGAGAACAACTTCAATAAGACACTTAGGCAATGTCTCCAAcccaaaacaagaagaagaagaagaaaaacggAACTAGGACTCACACCCGACGGTTCAAAGGCTTTTTGAACCCGGGCTCATTGAAAATTTACTCggagcatttcatcgaacaccttgtGGGCGCAAACCCCACAAGGAAACGAACACCCCACCTCTCTCCATAAACGAAACAAAACTGGGAAAAAAAGATCAAAGTGGAATTGAAAAGGAGATTGAAGAAGAAGCTACTGTGAAGAATTGAAAAGGTATCATACCGGTTCATCACCACCGTACGGAAGCCTAAACGACCTCCAAACCATCATACCAGCGCTCCAACAAACTCCGCCGAACCGGTTAATCACCTCCAGCCGAAACCCCAACAACCTCCACAAAATCGTTCAATAAGAAAACGATATGTGGTAGCTAGAAAACCATACACAACGTCAGAGAAGTGGAGGAGATAGGGTGGAGAAGCGGCGGAGATGGGGGCGGTGGAGCCTCATAGAGAGAGAATCTCACAGTTTTGAAAGGGAAACAAACTTATTAAATGAATAACAATCGGTTTTGAACTTTTGATGAGAAAGGAAAACCACCAATGAAAACCACTAAAACAACACATAGTTTCCAAGTAAAACAACTGAACAACTTGTACAACAAAGGGTACAAGCAACATTGCATAACAATGATGCTAATTTATAgtagataattataattttacCAGAGAGCATCATGGTTTGAAACTCTCTCTTTCACTACTTCGCTAGCTTCTTGCTAGCTTTGTTTTATTAATAAATCCTTAGCGTTTGAAAAAAGACTCAAAaatgtttatataaaatatacaaagttttaaaattgtttaataaaaatattaaatttttataatACTTCATATTCTGTCAATATATCATCTGTCATTATAAAAAATTGTAACTTTTATGGCTCTTAAAATAAGTACTTACATTATATGGTctgaaaatattgtttaacaaaatcaTTTATATTTTAAAGTTTCAATTAGTTTAttaatgtttaaaaatatttttttttataaattcctTGATTATGTTCTTTAAACAATACTCTTTTGCAGAACAACACACCTATAGTCAAATAGTATCAAAGATAACTCACCAATCAAGAAATTACAGATTCAAATTTCTACAAAAGCAAATATGGATTGAGTAATTACCCATCCAAAAtcccttttttttcttttgtggTGTCAATTATTCATGTTATCCAAGTAAGTGGGACTGACTATAACATGATCCATATCTTTCACCATAGTCAACAAGCTTAAGGATATACAGTGAAGACCTCCACGTCATCCATACTCGGGCTTCTCACTGAGTACTGGAACGTCCATCCATAGCACGCGCCAGCATGCGTGCCATTCTTGTCAACCGCAAACACAGCTCCAACAAAAGTCGGATACTTTTTTGCTATTCTTGATATTGCATCTTTCGCAGCACGCCTTGGCGCCATTCCTAACCGCATACTCTCCACTACTTGATAACTGAAATAAACTCAAAACACAGATTGAGACCGAATTACACTATAAGAAATGGATATGTAGGGCCCGTTTACTTGGTACGAGCAGACGTGAACATAAGATCCACAAAATAAAGATTACATCATAGCAAAGGATTATAATATAAGATTACCATGGGAGAAAACGCATCATGATATCGCCATCACCAGTCGCACCACAAGCTCCAACTTCATCATCGGCATATGCAGAAGATCCTGCAATCGGTCCATCACCAACCCTACATTCCATAATTGGATGAAAGTGTAAGAATataaaactttttgaaaaattaaaggaaaaattacaagttttgttctttatcttaataccacttagcaggcggtgtcctttttaacgaattttgacaagttttgccctttacaaggaatttttgttgcacgttttgtcctttaggcttaacccagttagattttctcgttaaatcttgtcacccaagggtattttagtctttttacccatttatttaatattatttaaaagaataaaacaaaatattttagggTTGACTCttgaaataaatgggtaaaaagcctaaaatacccttgggtgacaagatttaacaagaaaatctaactgggttaagcctaaaggacaaaacgtgcaacaaaattccttgtaaagggcaaaacttgtcaaaattcgttaaaaaggataccgcctgataagtggtattaagataaaggacaaaacttgtaatttttccaaaaTTAAATTCAGTAATCTCAGTCAAAGTATCCTCATTGACCTGCCAGGTATCTTAAAACTAGCCCCATTGGTTGATGTACCGACAGCAATATGTCCAGACTGAAACCAAATCAAGAGTTAACAGAACGAAAAATCAAGTTATTGAAATAACGTACGAAAACAGGAACGAAAATCAACGTACTTTATCAAATATAGCCATGGATATCGTGTCGTGGTTGTGAAAATCCACACGAGATGATTTCATTCtaatattttcacaaaaaccGTCAACCAAACACTGGTCGCCAACGTTTGAGTCTTTTTTTAGATGATACGGACCGCAACTGTTGGTGGGTAGAACATTTTTCCGAAAATTAGGCTGACATTGATTTTCTCTCCATTTAGTCCACTTTTCCATTGATTCTGTTGAGCTAAGATTTGAAGGTCCCGGAAGACCCATTGAAATGGCAAAGGCTGAGGCTTGATCACCCGCAAGCATTGTGTGTTCGGTGTAGAGCATTACTAATCTTGCAGCTTTGATGCCGTCTTTCACATATCTCATGGCGGCAACTGCTCCAACCTCCATCGTTGCCTATACGAATCTTAGCAGTCACAATATACAACGCAATTAATACATATATAGCATATGTAtttattagagttaaatgccattttagtccctgtggtttgggccattttgccagtttagttcaaaggtttcatttttcacctgtggaTCCAAAAacgtttcaccgttgccattttagtccactgggttaactttattcattttttctgttaacgagaagggcatttcggtcattttatatggccgaattgcccttctagttaacagaattacatataaaatgaccgaattgcccttctcgttaacagaaaaaatggatgaagttaacccagtgggctaaaatggcaacgatgaaacatttttggacccacaggtgaaaaaatgaaacctttggactaaactggcaaaatagctcaaaccacggggactaaactggcatttaactctatttatTATTATGGAAATACGAATAAATGTTATGTGTTGTTAGTTGTTACCCCGTTCATGATTAAGGCATCAATTGTACTTTCGCTATTCTCATCAGGACTTCCACCAGGTCCAACTATTTGAAcataaaatcatttaaaaaaaattaaaaatttcagtAAGAAAACAATTAGTTTGAACTTTGAAGGAACTTACCGGTACCATCACATCTAAGTAGCTCACAGGCGGAACAACCTTCCACAACAGCATCAACGGAAGATAATCCACCGTTGATGGCCGTCCATCCTGCTCTAACAGCTTCTAAAAACGGCCACGTGCTCACTACTAATGGAAACTTACTTGAATTATCAACATCATGTCCTGTTACCTGTcggaagaaaaaaaaagagaaaaattaaCGATGACTAAGAAAATAAAATGAGTTGGCAaaatctgaatggttaagtgctgaaccagtaagaggtctgaaccattaagagtctgtataatgtttaaccgtttagatgcaaatgtctgaccaattcagattagaggttttaatcattcagactttgtataatAGTTAACCATTCAtagcaaatgtctgaaccattcagatatctgctcgtgaaacaaacagtctgaaccattaactgctgaaccagtaagaggtctgaaccattaagagcctcattaagaggtaaacaaacagcccgtTCTTGGAGACGAAACCGAAATAGAAATGTATTTAGTTAAAAATATTATACGAAACATTACTACACGCCCCTTCCCAGAATATATAACCCACTTTCGGGTTCAAATCGCATATAGATGCTTGTAGTTTTTTGGCTCAATTTTTTTCCATTGCAATAATATTTCTATCTAGATATTAATGTAGCTAtctataataataaaataaccaTAACCAGATAAAAATTTACAGTTTTTGAAGTACAAAATCAACTCTTTCGACCCTCAAATATCAAATCTGAGCTTTAAAACTAACCACATCTATATcaatttgactttgacttttgcagTCAAACAAAGTCAATGTTTCAAAAATCTTGAATAGGTATGATCAGATAACTGTAGTTGAGTTCCTAATTTTAACAACACATTGAAATCCATAACCTTTAACCGATGCCATATCTGGGAATAAATGTACAAATTATTTTGACTTTCCAAAATAGAATAATTCGAACCGATTATATGATGATCGGACAGCATAGGTTTAGCTAGCATGGTCAAACTGCAATTGATACAGCAGTAGTTCATACCCAGAGACATAGATACGATTCAAAGAAACACATACAAACAGAACAGAAGCAGATTTAAGGAATTACCTTGGAGAGAAGAACGATGATAAGGAGAGTCAATACAGCCGCCATTTTCACGGCCGTCGCTTGCCGGATAAATATGTTTAAAGTGATTCGTAAAACTTATGAAATTGatccaaataataataatacaagaATTGTGATCAGAATTACAATATCTGTTTACCCCACAAATTCGTCAGATTACAATCAATTTTATATCGTTTTGTACTAATGCCCAATAGAATAAAATTAtgtaaattaaaaaatatatatattatcataTAGAAAAATACATGTATTATCATATATTATCGTTTTGTAGGCCTGAGCATTTGATATTCAGTAACGTTATCGAATTTTTCATACCGAATTATTTTCGGCACTGATTGATTACTAATTTTTCACGATTTCGGTTCGATAACGTACAAAGCGGTGCCGGTATTTTACCTTCAGATATCTGTATCGTACCGTACcgaacattttcggtaccggtacctagggatgagcatttggtactggGTACCAATACCGTAtcagtaccggtacccactttttggcattttcagtatcggtatcggttcggtatGGTACCGGTTAAATAccgaattttaccttcaaataccgatACTGTACCGTACCGAatatttcggtaccggtaccagtaCCCAGTTTTGACGAatttcggtatcggtatttttggtaccggttcgGTGCGGTACGGGTACCACGCTCATCCCTACCGGTACCCACTTATGGCGATTTTCCGTACCAGTACCGAGCTTATCCCTAATGTAGCCTCTTAATTTTATTGATTCTCAAAGAGGATCCACGAATGTAGCCTCATGTGTCTTAATATGTACCCTTTCTTTTGCGTGAACTCTTTATATCTAGTCGCCTCCAATGTTTATTTTGGCTTTTCTCACTCAATTTGACCATTGAATCGTATCTATGTCCCTTGGCTTTTCCAATGTTTATCATATTGCATCAAACCTTTATCAGATTCTAATTTTGCACTTGTTGGTACTGAGCTTCATGCCTGGAAGCTTTCGGGTTCTTCAGGTTATGAAGCGCTTACAAATGCTGAGCTTGGTTGTTTCTTCTTAGGGgttgtttgacaacttctgaatgtgtaagtgttgaaccagtaagtgagaaccattaagtgctgaatcagtaagagatctgaatcattaagagccggtataatgtttaaccattcaaagacaaatgtctgacaaattctgatatgaggtcttaaccattcaggcTCCGTATAATGCTTAATCATTCACAGGCAAATGTTtgaatcattcagacatctgttcgcaaaacaaacagtttgaaccattaagtgctgaaccagtgagaagtctgaatcattaagagcctcattaagagctaaacaaacagccccttagtttaATGATTTGATAGCTAAATTTGCAAATCTGGTTAGATAAATTGATTGTTTGGTGAGACCTGATAAGGTGCAATATAACatatgtttcttcttataacaaTGAAATTTGGAAAAGGGTCCGGATCTTTACTTCGGTTTAGGCCTAAATAAATCTGATGAGCCACCCCTGAAACTAAATAGAAACAAACAAGTATGGGTAACAAATCAAACAAGTATGGGTAACGATCATCATCttaaaatttaaatattgtttgtGAGTGTTCATAAGGATTGTGATAGACCATGACATGTTGACTTTCCTATTCATTCTTTGATAGTGAATGCCCACAAGCCTACAAATATGTAACATGCAAAAATCAACTCCAAAGACTCAAAaatccaataaataaatgacttAACTTATCTACAATCCATCTAATCCAACCATCACTAACTCTAGCGCCCTTTAGACTTCAACTGTTCAGATTTTCAAGTCTTCTAAATATATAAACAGGTTGGAAAATTCTTTTAGatcttttttcattttttttttttaaattctagcTTCAATTCCAATCaacagggcaaattacataaggacagcaggtagacgggcaacaaacTGTGCCGAAATTATGATATATTTAGCAGTCAAGTTGGACTTGTATGTAACCCTCCAGTTGCCAAGATGGACTTGTAACAACCACATGTTCTTTCAATATATTATACTACATGTATACACATACATGTATAATTGTAtacatccccccccccccctcttcccGAACCAGTCAGAAATCTATGGCGGTTGGGTCGGAAGTAAGCAGTGAAGTGGTGAACTACAATGGTCAGATTACATCATTTGTTGTGTTGTCTTGCATGGTTGCCGCAACCGGAGGCATCATTTTCGGCTATGATATTGGAATATCAGGTTTCTAACTTTACATTTTGTCTAAATTGATCTATTGGTTCTTATAATATTATGCAACTTTTGAAGTATATATTATGGTATAAGTAACATGATATAGTTATTCATATGAAGGTGGAGTGACTTCTATGGAGCCATTTTTAAAGAAATTCTTCCCAGAGGTTTACaacaagatgaaagaagacaccAAGATAAGCAACTACTGCAAATTTGACAGCCAACTTCTAACATCCTTCACGTCTTCGCTATATGTAGCTGGTCTAGTCGCTACCTTTTTTGCTTCACCCGTCACTAGAGCCTTTGGGCGCAGACCCTCGATTCTCATTGGTGGAGCCGC
Above is a window of Helianthus annuus cultivar XRQ/B chromosome 14, HanXRQr2.0-SUNRISE, whole genome shotgun sequence DNA encoding:
- the LOC110905023 gene encoding probable isoaspartyl peptidase/L-asparaginase 3 isoform X1 encodes the protein MAAVLTLLIIVLLSKVTGHDVDNSSKFPLVVSTWPFLEAVRAGWTAINGGLSSVDAVVEGCSACELLRCDGTVGPGGSPDENSESTIDALIMNGATMEVGAVAAMRYVKDGIKAARLVMLYTEHTMLAGDQASAFAISMGLPGPSNLSSTESMEKWTKWRENQCQPNFRKNVLPTNSCGPYHLKKDSNVGDQCLVDGFCENIRMKSSRVDFHNHDTISMAIFDKSGHIAVGTSTNGASFKIPGRVGDGPIAGSSAYADDEVGACGATGDGDIMMRFLPCYQVVESMRLGMAPRRAAKDAISRIAKKYPTFVGAVFAVDKNGTHAGACYGWTFQYSVRSPSMDDVEVFTVYP
- the LOC110905023 gene encoding probable isoaspartyl peptidase/L-asparaginase 3 isoform X2; this encodes MEVGAVAAMRYVKDGIKAARLVMLYTEHTMLAGDQASAFAISMGLPGPSNLSSTESMEKWTKWRENQCQPNFRKNVLPTNSCGPYHLKKDSNVGDQCLVDGFCENIRMKSSRVDFHNHDTISMAIFDKSGHIAVGTSTNGASFKIPGRVGDGPIAGSSAYADDEVGACGATGDGDIMMRFLPCYQVVESMRLGMAPRRAAKDAISRIAKKYPTFVGAVFAVDKNGTHAGACYGWTFQYSVRSPSMDDVEVFTVYP